A stretch of DNA from Candidatus Pseudomonas phytovorans:
CGCGGCGTTGATGCTGAAGAACAGCGACAGCGGCAGCTTGGCCGAACCACGCAGAATCACCCACGCAAGGCCCACCAACAGCACCAGCGCCGTTGCGCCACCCGCCAGTACCGCCTGATGGCCGGCAGGGCCTGCCTGCAGCCAAAGGGTTTCGTAGAACAGGATCACTTCGAACAGTTCACGGTAGACCGAGAAGAACGCCAGCAAGGCAAAGCCGAAGCGCCCTCCGCCGCTGACCAGGCTGCTTTTGATGTAGTTCTGCCAGGCTGCTGCATGGCGGCGGTCATGCATCCAGACCCCGAGCCACAGGACCATCACCGCCGCGAACAGCGCCGTGCAGCCTTCCAGCAACTCGCGCTGGGCGCCGCCGACGTCGATCACATAAGCCGCCAAGGCCCAGGTGGCAAAGCCGGCAACCAGTGCCAGTGCCCAGCCGATGTTGACGCTACGCACCGCGGACTGTTGGCCAGTGTTGCGCAGGAAGGCCAGGATCGCCGCCAGCACCAGAATGGCCTCAAGCCCTTCGCGCAGCAGGATCAGCAAACCGGAGATATAACTCAGCGACCAGCTCAAGCCATCGCTGCCCAACAGCTTGGCTGCCTGGTCGAGCTTGGCCTTGGCCTGGGTCAGACGTTGCTCGGCCTGGGCTACGGGCAACCCGTCCTGCAGTGACTGACGATAAGCCATCAACGACTTTTCAGTGTCCTTGCGCACCTGGGCATCGACGTTGTCCAGTGAGCTTTCCACCAGTTCGAAACCTTCCAGGTAAGCCGCCACAGACAGGTCGTAAGCCTGGTCGTGGTCGCCTGCGCGGTAGGCCGCCAGGCTCTTGTCCAGCGTGCTGGCGGTGTACTCCAGCAACTGCGCCGGGCCGCGCTTGACCTGCGGCGGCTGGGCGCGCTGGGCGCGGAACGCCTCTACGACCGCATTACCTTCGTTGGCCGCGACTTCGGACGGTGTCTGGCGCGCCAGGTCGGCAATATTCCAGGTCTTGTCGCCTTTACCGGCTTCGGGCTTGGCGGTGAAGCTTGCGATGTAGGCAGCCACATCCCAGCGCTGGCGGTCATCCAGCTGGTCGGCAAAGGACGGCATCTCGGTGCCGTCGATGCCCAGCGAAAGGGCGTTGTAGAGGTCGAACAGGCTCAACCGGTCAAGGCGTGAGACATCGCGCAGGTTAGACGGGGCTGGCTCCAGCCCCACGCCTGCCGGGCCATCGCCAGCGCCGGTGTCGCCATGGCAGATCGAGCAGTTTTGCGCGTACAGCGAAGCGCCACGGACCGGGTCCGGAGTGATCACCGGGGCCTGGCTGACCTCGTAGGCCACTGCCAGGCGCGCGCCCAGCTGGCGAGCCTGCTTGGCCACCGCCACGCCTTCCAAGCGCTGGTCGATCGCCTGGCGCAGCGCCTGCACGCCCTGCTCCAAGGCTGCTTGCTCGCCATTTACCGGCAAGCCTTTGACCAGCTCCGCTAACACCTTGCTGGACGCCTGTTGCTCGCGGTATTGGCCATCGTCGATCACCTTGCCGCCCTGCACGGTCGGCGGGTAGTCGGCGCCAATGTAGTCCAGCAGGTGCATGGCCTTGCTGGCCTCGGCCGGGGCTTCGGCCAACACCAGGGTGCTGCACAGCGCCAGCACCGGCCCGAGCAATGCAGCAGGCAGCCAGGCAAACAGACGGGAACGGGTTTTCATGGCCAGTCTCGAAGGGAATACGAAAGAGAACATTGTTCACTCCGACTTGGCTTCCCTCAAGGGTGCTGGACGGATTTCATGAAAAATCTTGCTACAAATCTGATGAAATGGAATGGCCAGGGGCTTTGCCGTTGGATCACCGGCGGTGTCATGTATGCCCACCTACCTGACGAATGATCGCTGTCTTACCTTCGATTTCACCTGAGACCCGCTGCCCTTGGCTAAGCCGAACCTGGAAATTGTCGACTTTATTGTTGGGCAGCAATTTATAGTTACTAGCACCCGCCAACATTGAAGCGTCTTTGGGAGACATGCCAAAGTGGTGTATGGCGTTCTGGAAAACATCGAATACTTTCTGTTCGGACTTGGTCAGCTTTTTGAAGGTGGCGTTGGATTTGTCTAATGCCCACCCTTTGCTGGAGCCTGAAGAGGCGTTGGAGCTCCACGATATTTGAGAACTGTACTGCCCACTGCCGGGTGCGCGCCCTCCGGAGGAGCTTGACGCACTTGATGGCGTTTGGCTCAGCAAGGGTTTCGCTAAAACGGGAGCACTGTGGGATCTGGGTGGCGAATTGAATGTCTGTTTCGGGCTTATCTGCAGCGACAATGGTCGCTGTGGGTACTTGATATGTCCCGTTGGATCACTGTGGTTTATGGGGTCGCACGAGACATAGGCATAGCTACTCCACCCGCCTTCGCCGAACGGGCTCCAGCTGTCCGGGCTGTTGAAACGCATCAGCCCAGGGTTGTAGGCCCGGTAGCCGGCGCCTAGCAGATAACACCCGGTCACCCGGTCACGAGGCTGTCCGTTGAAGCCCGGTACCCCGACTGCCTGGGTACCATCGAACCCGTAAGGCGCATAGCTGGACTTTGCACAAAAGTGCCCGGCCTGCTCTTCCACGATGCCAACAGGCATCCCACACGTAACTTTTTCCATGTTCCACCTGCCTGGTTAAGTCAGGCGGAGCATGACGAACTCTAAAGCGGTCAAGTAACTAGCAGAACTATGGGCGTGGCTGCTCAGCCGCACTTTCCTTCCACCCTCCACCCAATGCGAGGAACACGCCAATCTGCCCCATGGCTACCTGGCTATTGGCCGCCGCCAACTGCGCGCGCATATCGGTATAAGTCCGCGTCGCCTGCAAATCCGCCAGGAACGATTCACGCCCGGCCTGGTAATACCGGTGGGTCTGGTCTGCTGCTTCCTTGGCCGATTTCTCCGCCTCGGCCAAGGCATCGCGCCGGTCCAGCAGGGCGCTGTACTGCGCCAGGCGGGTCTGGGTTTCGCGTATGGCGTTCAGCACCACGCCATCGAAGTTGGCCAAGGAGGCTTGGGTAGACGCTTCGGCCATGCGAATGCGGGCCCGGGTGCCGTTGGTGGGAATGGACCAGCTGACCTGCGGGCCAAAGCCCCAGCGGTTGGTCGACGGGTCGCCAAGGTCGTCCAGGATACCGATGGTGCCAACCTGAGCGCCGATGCTGATGTCCGGATACAGCGCACCGGTCGCTACACCTATGTAAGCAGTGGCTGCAGCCAGCTGGCGCTCGGCCTGGCGAACATCTGGGCGGCGCTTGAGCAGGGCCGCACCGTCGCCCACCGGAACCAGCTGGCTCAGGTGCGGCAGCTCGGCACAATCAGCGGTGCCGGCAGGCAACTGGTCCACCGGTTTAGCCAGCAGCGCAGCCAGGGTGTACACGCCGGTCTCACGCTCAGCCTTGAAGCGTGGCAACTCGGCGCGCAAGGATTTGAACTGGGTCTGGGAGCGGGTGACCTGGGTTTCATCGCCACGGCCGGCATCACGCAGGCGCTGGTTGAGCTTCACGCTCTGCTCCTGCAAGTCGAGCGATTCGCGGGCGATGTGGTATTCCTCGTTTGCCGAGCACACCTGGGTGTAAGCCTTGACCACATCTGCCACCAAGGTGATACGGGCGGTGTCGGCCGCCGCCTGT
This window harbors:
- a CDS encoding TolC family protein, with product MKQLILAGLCLSLGACMMVGPDYEVPKDAAVQRSDLNGPLRQDADSVVSAPVPEDWWQLYQDQRLNELVRQALSANTELRVAAANIAKARAQVEVAESQGGFNGGVKLGAQRLQEAGQAFLLPEKVPVANIGEAIISASYQFDLWGTFKRGTEAAKANADAAQAAADTARITLVADVVKAYTQVCSANEEYHIARESLDLQEQSVKLNQRLRDAGRGDETQVTRSQTQFKSLRAELPRFKAERETGVYTLAALLAKPVDQLPAGTADCAELPHLSQLVPVGDGAALLKRRPDVRQAERQLAAATAYIGVATGALYPDISIGAQVGTIGILDDLGDPSTNRWGFGPQVSWSIPTNGTRARIRMAEASTQASLANFDGVVLNAIRETQTRLAQYSALLDRRDALAEAEKSAKEAADQTHRYYQAGRESFLADLQATRTYTDMRAQLAAANSQVAMGQIGVFLALGGGWKESAAEQPRP
- a CDS encoding cytochrome c/FTR1 family iron permease; translated protein: MFSFVFPSRLAMKTRSRLFAWLPAALLGPVLALCSTLVLAEAPAEASKAMHLLDYIGADYPPTVQGGKVIDDGQYREQQASSKVLAELVKGLPVNGEQAALEQGVQALRQAIDQRLEGVAVAKQARQLGARLAVAYEVSQAPVITPDPVRGASLYAQNCSICHGDTGAGDGPAGVGLEPAPSNLRDVSRLDRLSLFDLYNALSLGIDGTEMPSFADQLDDRQRWDVAAYIASFTAKPEAGKGDKTWNIADLARQTPSEVAANEGNAVVEAFRAQRAQPPQVKRGPAQLLEYTASTLDKSLAAYRAGDHDQAYDLSVAAYLEGFELVESSLDNVDAQVRKDTEKSLMAYRQSLQDGLPVAQAEQRLTQAKAKLDQAAKLLGSDGLSWSLSYISGLLILLREGLEAILVLAAILAFLRNTGQQSAVRSVNIGWALALVAGFATWALAAYVIDVGGAQRELLEGCTALFAAVMVLWLGVWMHDRRHAAAWQNYIKSSLVSGGGRFGFALLAFFSVYRELFEVILFYETLWLQAGPAGHQAVLAGGATALVLLVGLAWVILRGSAKLPLSLFFSINAALLCALSVVFAGHGVKALQEAGVLGTRPVAFFEFDWLGIHADAYSLSAQVVALLAIVFLYGRSWLAEKRRAAAN
- a CDS encoding RHS repeat-associated core domain-containing protein, with the protein product MPVGIVEEQAGHFCAKSSYAPYGFDGTQAVGVPGFNGQPRDRVTGCYLLGAGYRAYNPGLMRFNSPDSWSPFGEGGWSSYAYVSCDPINHSDPTGHIKYPQRPLSLQISPKQTFNSPPRSHSAPVLAKPLLSQTPSSASSSSGGRAPGSGQYSSQISWSSNASSGSSKGWALDKSNATFKKLTKSEQKVFDVFQNAIHHFGMSPKDASMLAGASNYKLLPNNKVDNFQVRLSQGQRVSGEIEGKTAIIRQVGGHT